The following coding sequences lie in one Yamadazyma tenuis chromosome 3, complete sequence genomic window:
- a CDS encoding uncharacterized protein (MEROPS:MER0038490) — MQYSDNRSLTFDINYPLNKKIGRYWTHDVPSPQQLADCGFYFTPTKKYGDQITCFSCRRKETNVNGISNIVDHHLAQSPDCPLSLIYSHKINYMSCEESSKRSFWQHQDPLFRDLISQKAIQLRKKTFGRFWKFDKGRTRNTKLSSQSLAESGFYYCPPNEDIDDKVECVYCKVTLESWEAGDDPQLEHQKNAREYCYFLEKSGGTYNQSISSNSINLDILSDDEEQQFSSVDENELFLAKLPEEVESQTSLKNKNLIKKKVIQDHNPILHIHRMKEAVEREKSSSEPDPEPESPPVEQEYELMSDIENKMISESTDAFSENYEPTDSSISETQPTQTETQTQTQTETQLSTSSSDSDSSTRKTRSTGNNQHLELELDSRSASSKTELESIVDSEMDYSETEQAGRRQSKRFSEILEERRRIEKVFEGEGMSDSVSDGGYDTANGKSEISEISDISEEDTKPLPKTRKIAVNATKSPPEKVKPSRTYQKPPQREEKNAPKKAEKKKKAPRKRTASQMAKNVEPKEEGSLRRSKRIRQASGETPTFIPSLPTGFARRTKKSGISQEVSQEVFQEPDDDSEVSEPQSPSEDEFEISDSYSEVPAPKAPPKPKQIKKKTLPKQEELQFKPPKQGKIKLGIKKDPIPVMDLSNQDIGDYGDNNLQFIEDNVKAAKPSPTKDYSKPKSKVFKIDTTDESDNRHTTHEEHTKTRNSILENDESEDENTNSMENEQPEHENEHSILEMEAPENERRNLVLEDGQSDDDMAEQSFIYEDQQQEEQEQQEEQANPEHKQQPAETSPVKRALPSDVSASTDVDIKVSKPMPKSSPYNSSVANYVDEIKTIAQLNQQLEQSMQELSGDSSDEEFAPEAHGTFTSPAKFAGLEPPNPPSTGSSKLDPHSTSSKNGSFKQKDAASTEDTAVSTEADIRNMVEDMSIQKPAGLDQISQKLQNMEEAFKYLENIANAPYSLMNDLGGELTQFIAALPPEEEDMTIKQWLEHSARNCQKIVREACDEMIENYRAERDKALKVLEGLPTSD, encoded by the coding sequence ATGCAGTACAGTGATAATAGATCACTTACTTTTGATATCAACTATCCTCTCAATAAGAAGATTGGACGGTACTGGACCCACGATGTGCCGAGCCCCCAACAATTGGCTGACTGTGGGTTCTATTTCACTCCTACCAAAAAATATGGCGACCAAATCACCTGTTTTAGTTGCAGGAGAAAAGAGACAAACGTCAATGGAATCTCCAATATAGTCGACCACCACCTTGCTCAGTCTCCCGATTGTCCATTGTCATTAATTTATTCCCACAAGATCAACTACATGTCGTGTGAAGAATCCTCCAAACGACTGTTTTGGCAGCACCAAGACCCATTGTTCAGAGATCTAATCTCGCAAAAAGCGATTCAGTTGAGAAAGAAGACATTTGGCCGGTTCTGGAAGTTTGACAAGGGACGAACGCGTAATACGAAGCTCTCCAGTCAGTCTTTGGCCGAATCCGGATTTTACTACTGTCCTCCAAATGAAGATATCGACGACAAGGTGGAATGTGTGTATTGTAAGGTGACTTTGGAGTCGTGGGAAGCGGGTGACGATCCCCAGCTCGAGCACCAGAAGAACGCAAGGGAGTATTGCTACTTTCTTGAGAAGTCTGGAGGTACTTATAACCAGTCGATTTCCAGTAACAGCATAAACTTAGATATACTAagtgatgacgaagaacAGCAGTTTCTGAGTGTGGACGAGAACGAGCTCTTTTTGGCAAAATTACCAGAGGAAGTCGAGTCTCAaacatctttgaagaacaagaacctcattaagaagaaggtgataCAAGATCACAATCCCATATTGCATATTCATCGAATGAAAGAGGCAGTAGAAAGGGAAAAGTCTTCCAGTGAACCTGATCCTGAACCTGAATCTCCACCGGTGGAACAGGAGTATGAATTGATGCTGGACATCGAAAACAAAATGATATCTGAGTCTACTGATGCCTTTTCGGAGAATTACGAGCCTACCGATTCTTCTATCTCCGAAACACAACCTACTCAGACTGAGACCCAGACCCAAACTCAAACTGAGACACAGCTTTCAACCTCCTCATCTGACTCTGATTCTCTGACTCGAAAGACTAGATCCACAGGGAATAACCAACACCTTGAGCTCGAGCTCGATTCCCGATCAGCGTCTTCCAAGACTGAACTTGAGTCTATTGTAGATTCTGAAATGGACTACTCAGAAACAGAACAAGCTGGTCGTCGTCAGTCGAAACGGTTTCTGGAGATTCTTGAGGAGAGGAGGCGTATTGAAAAGGtttttgaaggtgaaggtATGAGTGATTCAGTTAGTGATGGTGGTTATGATACAGCCAATGGTAAGTCTGAGATCTCTGAAATATCTGATATCTCTGAGGAGGACACAAAACCTCTTCCAAAGACTAGAAAAATCGCTGTTAATGCTACCAAATCTCCACCagaaaaagtcaaaccTTCCAGAACATATCAGAAACCTCCCCAgagagaagagaagaacGCTCCCAAGAAAGCagagaaaaagaagaaagcaccaagaaaaagaaccGCCTCTCAAATGGCCAAGAACGTAGAACCCAAGGAGGAAGGTTCATTAAGAAGATCCAAGCGTATTAGGCAAGCGTCAGGTGAAACTCCTACTTTTATCCCCCTGCTCCCAACAGGCTTtgcaagaagaacaaagaagTCTGGAATTTCTCAAGAGGTCTCTCAAGAAGTCTTTCAGGAACCTGATGACGATTCCGAAGTTTCGGAACCCCAATCTCCCTCGgaagatgagtttgaaatctCTGACTCCTATTCTGAAGTCCCAGCTCCAAAAGCGCCTCCAAAGCCaaaacaaatcaaaaagaagaCTTTACCTAAACAGGAAGAACTCCAGTTTAAACCTCCAAAGCAAGGTAAAATCAAGCTTGGCATTAAAAAAGACCCTATTCCTGTAATGGATCTTTCTAACCAAGATATCGGTGATTACGGTGATAACAATTTGCAGTTCATAGAGGACAATGTCAAGGCTGCCAAACCAAGTCCTACCAAAGACTACAGTAAACCCAAGTCGAAGGTCTTTAAGATCGATACCACGGACGAATCTGATAATAGGCATACCACCCACGAGGAGCATACGAAGACCAGGAACTCTATCTTGGAAAACGACGAATCCGAAGACGAAAATACAAACTCAATGGAGAACGAACAACCTGAGCATGAGAACGAGCATTCGATCTTGGAAATGGAAGCACCCGAGAATGAGCGTAGGAATTTGGTATTAGAGGACGGCCAgtctgatgatgatatggCTGAACAATCGTTTATCTACGAGGATCAAcagcaagaagaacaagaacaacaagaagagcAAGCAAATCCtgaacacaaacaacaaccTGCTGAAACGTCACCTGTTAAAAGGGCGTTACCTTCAGATGTTTCCGCTTCCACTGACGTAGATATCAaagtttcaaaaccaatgCCCAAGTCATCACCCTACAACTCGTCAGTAGCTAACTACGTCGACGAAATCAAAACCATTGCCCAGTTGAACCAACAGCTTGAACAGTCGATGCAAGAATTGTCCGGAGACTCAAGTGATGAGGAATTTGCACCCGAAGCTCATGGAACTTTCACGTCTCCTGCCAAGTTTGCAGGTCTAGAACCACCTAATCCACCTTCCACTGGATCTTCAAAACTTGATCCACATTCCACTAGCTCCAAAAATGGACtgttcaaacaaaaagacGCGGCTTCAACCGAAGACACGGCGGTTTCTACTGAAGCCGACATTCGAAACATGGTGGAAGACATGTCTATCCAGAAACCAGCAGGTTTGGACCAAATCAGCCAGAAACTACAGAATATGGAAGAGGCATTCAAATACCTTGAAAACATCGCCAACGCTCCATACTCGCTTATGAACGATTTAGGCGGCGAACTAACCCAGTTTATTGCAGCTTTGcctccagaagaagaggatatGACCATCAAACAATGGCTTGAGCACTCGGCCAGAAACTGCCAAAAGATCGTCCGCGAGGCTTGCGATGAAATGATTGAAAACTACAGAGCCGAACGGGATAAGGCGTTGAAAGTCTTGGAAGGTCTTCCCACGAGTGACTAG
- the VMA13 gene encoding H(+)-transporting V1 sector ATPase subunit H (COG:C; EggNog:ENOG503NY79; BUSCO:EOG09263E9V), protein MTIESSFAIDSQFLADQKKVIRERIIPWEGLSRANIISEDEANYIKILEKQSTENKNSTIANQVKLYASTLLNLLNKLDNNPRDDVLKSLLCLVNDLLIDLPEFGDELIKLTDVDAALPFEPFVKYLGHTDSVIKTLSLYNLTVLLVKASATKAIDDEIVSKAFREHTVLIHGNDVNYKFITIQLLQYLLIIKPFKLVYLKTDFAKNFKSLASIIDYSVANENLINSSNLQLIYNTLLNIWILSFNPKINKLIYQQNPQLIGDLLTLSKDSIKIKIIRISVSILKNFVSIVDSSSDKFKIIKVILHNDGLSLITNLKSRKISSNGSDEELTGDLNYLFDELNDIVKNKLTSFDEYLTELETPNLLSWSSPTHKSSEFWLENSNQFKENNFKLVKKIFEVLGTNSDNTNLQKVILLSDLQYLIGNLGQDLVDFINGNKDYKLLIMNLLDTNNDNELKYQSLKTIQLLVGHTY, encoded by the exons atGACCATTGAA TCCTCGTTCGCCATCGACAGCCAGTTCTTGGCCGACCAGAAGAAAGTCATCCGGGAAAGAATAATTCCCTGGGAAGGCTTATCGAGAGCCAACATCAttagtgaagatgaagcaAACTACATtaagatcttggaaaaaCAATCGACggaaaacaaaaactccacCATCGCCAACCAGGTCAAGTTGTACGCCAgcaccttgttgaacttgttgaacaagttggacaatAACCCCAGAGACGATGTGTTGAAAAGTCTTTTATGTTTAGTCAACGACTTGTTAATTGACTTACCGGAGTTTGGcgatgagttgatcaagttgaccGACGTCGATGCTGCCTTGCCATTTGAGCCATTtgtcaagtacttgggcCATACCGACCTGGTCATCAAGACGTTGTCGTTGTACAACTTGACGGTGTTATTAGTGAAGGCTTCAGCCACCAAGGCCATTGACGACGAAATCGTCTCCAAGGCATTCAGGGAGCACACGGTGTTGATTCACGGTAATGATGTGAACTACAAGTTCATCACCATTCAGTTGTTGCAGTATTTGCTCATCATAAAGCCGTTTAAGTTGGTGTATTTGAAGACCGACTTCGCCAAGAACTTTAAGAGCTTGGCCTCCATCATTGACTACTCGGTTGCCAATGAAAACCTCATAAACTCGTCCAACTTGCAGCTTATCTAcaacaccttgttgaacatctGGATATTGTCGTTCAATCCCAAGATCAATAAGTTGATTTACCAGCAGAATCCCCAACTaattggtgatttgttGACGTTATCCAAAGACTCCATCAAAATAAAGATCATTCGGATCTCTGTGTCCATCTTAAAGAACTTTGTGTCGATTGTCGACCTGTCAAGTGACAAATTTAAGATCATTAAGGTGATTTTGCACAACGATGGGTTGAGCttgatcaccaacttgaagagtaGAAAAATCAGCTCCAACGGGTCCGACGAAGAATTGACCGGCGACTTGAACTACTTGTTCGATGAGTTGAACGATATcgtcaagaacaagttgacaTCGTTTGACGAATACTTGACAGAGTTGGAAACCCCCAATTTACTCAGCTGGTCTTCTCCCACCCACAAGTCTTCCGAATTTTGGTTGGAAAATAGCAACCAGTTCAAGgaaaacaacttcaagttagTTAAGAAAATCTTCGAGGTGTTAGGCACGAACCTGGATAACACCAACTTGCaaaaggtgattttgttgagtGATTTACAGTACTTGATCGGTAACTTGGGCCAGGATTTGGTCgacttcatcaatggcAACAAGGATtacaagttgttgatcatgaacttgttggacacCAACAACGACAATGAGTTAAAGTACCAGTCGCTTAAGACCATCCAGTTATTGGTGGGTCACACCTACTAA